Proteins from a single region of Amycolatopsis sp. CA-230715:
- a CDS encoding carbohydrate ABC transporter permease translates to MRIGAAFRWIALVIAAVLFLLPFYLLLRNGLSTREEITAPGWTLFPRALHWENFTELFSDENVPFLRSILNSTVVATLQTAGQLVLCSLAGYGLARIPYRHSKKVLYAIIATLMIPTSVTFVPSFVVVSSLGWISDLRGLIIPGLFSAFTVFLFRQYFMDFPKELEEAGRLDGLGYWGVFWRIVVPNSLPFVSALAVINFIGSWNAFLWPLVIAQDPSSWTVQVALSGLLTSQNPKINLLFLAGVVSILPIVAVFAFLQRYLVRGVAETGLKG, encoded by the coding sequence ATGAGGATCGGTGCCGCCTTCAGATGGATCGCGCTCGTCATCGCGGCCGTGCTGTTCCTGCTGCCGTTCTACCTGTTGCTCCGCAATGGACTGTCCACAAGGGAGGAAATCACCGCGCCGGGGTGGACGCTGTTCCCGCGCGCGCTGCACTGGGAGAACTTCACCGAGCTGTTCTCCGACGAGAACGTGCCGTTCCTGCGCAGCATCCTGAACTCGACCGTGGTGGCGACCCTGCAGACGGCGGGGCAGCTCGTGCTGTGCTCGCTGGCGGGCTACGGGCTGGCGCGGATCCCGTACCGGCATTCGAAGAAGGTGCTCTACGCGATCATCGCCACCCTGATGATCCCGACCTCGGTGACCTTCGTGCCGAGCTTCGTGGTGGTCTCCAGCCTCGGCTGGATCTCGGACCTGCGCGGCCTGATCATCCCCGGGCTGTTCAGCGCGTTCACCGTGTTCCTGTTCCGCCAGTACTTCATGGACTTCCCGAAGGAGCTGGAAGAGGCGGGGCGGCTCGACGGTCTCGGCTACTGGGGCGTGTTCTGGCGGATCGTGGTACCGAACTCGCTGCCGTTCGTCTCGGCGCTCGCGGTCATCAACTTCATCGGGAGCTGGAACGCGTTCCTGTGGCCCTTGGTGATCGCGCAGGACCCGTCGTCGTGGACCGTGCAGGTCGCCCTGTCCGGGTTGCTGACCTCGCAGAACCCGAAGATCAACCTGCTCTTCCTCGCCGGGGTCGTCTCGATCCTCCCGATCGTGGCCGTGTTCGCCTTCCTCCAGCGCTACCTGGTCCGAGGAGTCGCCGAGACCGGCCTCAAGGGCTGA
- a CDS encoding TIGR03767 family metallophosphoesterase, producing MAELSRRGFVTAAGLSGVGLLLCTPTASAVDRALRRTASRGVTTAGTTLEATAAPVTEGPAYTRLTAGPGWPLVVRQELAAGKDGRDDRRTAKASFVQFTDLHITDAESPARFEYLHSLIGSAHRPQETLGPVATAALVERVNSLRAGPFTGRPFDFMVTTGDNTDNHEHIELDWFLGILNGGKVVPNSGDPSRYEGVQDSGSPTFWNPGKKLDDAYTKKGFPQVPDLLSAAIGEFTSPGLDIPWYCTFGNHDDSVVGTLPEGIPGIEHWYTGDLKVIGKDESTMRKLASTITTPGAAVPVTELFGGGGTIRKVTPDERRRPFTTAEFVQAHLDAAHIGPGPEGHGFTGNNADGTDVYYTFRIAPGVTGISLDTTTLAGFADGSIGLGQFSWVEKTLKRGSSRYYDFFGNKVTHQVTDELFVLFSHHTSGTMGNILPDARHLLEPRLNGDAFVGLLQRFPNVLAWVNGHTHRNQIIPHVGKTPRQSFWEINTASHIDFPQHARIIEVADNADGTLSLFTTLVEAQAPYAVDYADSSPQALASLYREFSYNDLHADLGQVGVPGDRNTELILANPLA from the coding sequence ATGGCGGAGTTGAGCAGACGGGGGTTCGTCACCGCGGCGGGGCTTTCCGGGGTGGGGTTGCTGCTGTGCACGCCGACCGCGAGCGCCGTGGACCGCGCGCTCCGCAGGACGGCGAGCCGCGGCGTCACCACGGCGGGCACCACGCTCGAAGCGACGGCCGCGCCGGTGACCGAAGGGCCCGCGTACACCCGGCTGACCGCGGGCCCCGGCTGGCCGCTCGTGGTGCGCCAGGAGCTGGCCGCCGGCAAGGACGGCCGCGACGATCGGCGCACCGCGAAGGCGTCCTTCGTGCAGTTCACCGACCTGCACATCACCGACGCCGAGAGCCCGGCGCGGTTCGAATACCTGCATTCGCTGATCGGCTCGGCGCACCGTCCACAGGAGACACTGGGACCGGTCGCGACGGCGGCGCTGGTCGAGCGGGTGAACAGCCTGCGCGCGGGCCCGTTCACCGGGCGGCCCTTCGACTTCATGGTGACCACCGGCGACAACACCGACAACCACGAGCACATCGAACTCGATTGGTTCCTCGGCATCCTCAATGGCGGCAAGGTGGTGCCGAACTCCGGCGACCCGTCCCGCTACGAGGGCGTGCAGGACTCGGGCTCGCCGACGTTCTGGAACCCCGGCAAGAAGCTCGACGACGCGTACACGAAAAAGGGCTTCCCGCAGGTGCCGGACCTCCTGTCCGCCGCTATCGGCGAGTTCACCTCCCCCGGCCTCGACATCCCGTGGTACTGCACGTTCGGCAACCACGACGACAGCGTCGTCGGCACGCTGCCCGAGGGCATCCCCGGTATCGAGCACTGGTACACCGGCGATCTCAAGGTCATCGGCAAGGACGAGTCGACGATGCGCAAGCTCGCCTCGACCATCACCACCCCCGGCGCGGCGGTGCCGGTCACCGAGCTGTTCGGCGGGGGCGGCACGATCCGGAAGGTCACCCCGGACGAGCGGCGGCGGCCGTTCACCACGGCCGAGTTCGTGCAGGCCCACCTCGACGCCGCGCACATCGGCCCCGGTCCGGAAGGCCACGGGTTCACCGGCAACAACGCCGACGGGACAGATGTCTACTACACGTTCCGGATCGCGCCCGGTGTCACCGGGATCAGCCTCGACACCACCACGCTGGCCGGGTTCGCGGACGGGTCGATCGGGCTCGGGCAGTTCAGCTGGGTCGAGAAGACGCTGAAGCGCGGCAGTTCCCGCTACTACGACTTCTTCGGCAACAAGGTGACCCACCAGGTCACCGACGAGCTGTTCGTCCTGTTCAGCCACCACACGTCCGGCACGATGGGCAACATCCTCCCGGACGCCCGGCACCTCCTGGAGCCGCGCCTGAACGGGGACGCCTTCGTCGGCCTGCTCCAGCGCTTCCCGAACGTGCTCGCCTGGGTCAACGGGCACACCCACCGCAACCAGATCATCCCGCACGTGGGCAAGACGCCGCGGCAGAGCTTCTGGGAGATCAACACCGCGTCGCACATCGACTTCCCGCAGCACGCGCGGATCATCGAGGTCGCCGACAACGCCGACGGCACGTTGTCGCTGTTCACGACTCTGGTCGAGGCACAGGCGCCGTACGCCGTCGACTATGCGGACTCCTCGCCGCAAGCGCTTGCGTCGCTGTACCGGGAGTTCTCGTACAACGACCTCCACGCCGATCTCGGCCAGGTCGGCGTGCCCGGCGACCGCAACACCGAGCTGATCCTGGCCAACCCGCTGGCCTGA
- a CDS encoding cation:dicarboxylate symporter family transporter produces MSTTQAAPKRRDRTHYLYIAVIVAVALGIVVGFAFPDFAKSLKPLGDGFVNLIKMMISPIIFCTIVIGVGSVAKAAKVGKVGGLAVGYFLVMSTVALVIGLIVGNLLHPGEGLNLTDKIAKAGQDQVKGAETTTEFLLGIIPKTLVSAFTEGQVLQTLLVALLAGFAVQKLGPRGVPIRNGIEHIQRLVFRILQMIMWAAPVGAFGAIAAVVGATGGAALKSLAIIMVGFYLTCLIFVFVVLGSLCWFVGKVNVFRLFRYLGREFLLILSTSSSESALPRVIAKMEHLGVSKPVVGITIPTGYSFNLDGTAIYLTMSSIFIAEALDKPLSLGEQIALLVFMIIASKGAAGVTGAGLATLAGGLSSHRPELVSGVGFIVGIDRFMSEARALTNFAGNSVATVLVGTWTKEIDRERVEEVLSGRLPFDEATLLDEQADKGAPEAGAKGEQT; encoded by the coding sequence ATGTCGACAACGCAGGCGGCGCCGAAGCGGCGGGACCGGACGCACTACCTGTACATCGCGGTGATCGTCGCGGTGGCGCTGGGGATCGTGGTCGGGTTCGCGTTCCCCGACTTCGCGAAGTCCCTCAAACCGCTCGGGGACGGGTTCGTCAACCTGATCAAGATGATGATCTCGCCGATCATCTTCTGCACGATCGTGATCGGGGTCGGCTCGGTCGCGAAGGCGGCGAAGGTCGGCAAGGTCGGCGGCCTCGCGGTCGGCTACTTCCTGGTGATGTCGACCGTGGCGCTGGTGATCGGCCTGATCGTCGGCAACCTGCTGCACCCCGGCGAGGGCCTGAACCTGACCGACAAGATCGCGAAGGCGGGCCAGGACCAGGTCAAGGGCGCCGAGACCACGACCGAGTTCCTGCTCGGCATCATCCCGAAGACGCTCGTGTCGGCGTTCACCGAGGGCCAGGTGCTCCAGACGCTGCTGGTGGCGCTGCTGGCCGGGTTCGCGGTGCAGAAGCTGGGCCCGCGCGGCGTGCCGATCCGCAACGGCATCGAGCACATCCAGCGGCTGGTCTTCCGGATCCTGCAGATGATCATGTGGGCGGCCCCGGTCGGCGCGTTCGGCGCGATCGCGGCGGTCGTCGGCGCGACCGGCGGCGCGGCGCTGAAGAGCCTCGCGATCATCATGGTCGGCTTCTACCTGACCTGCCTGATCTTCGTGTTCGTGGTGCTGGGCTCGCTGTGCTGGTTCGTCGGGAAGGTCAACGTCTTCCGGCTCTTCCGCTACCTCGGGCGCGAGTTCCTGCTGATCCTGTCGACCTCGTCGTCGGAATCGGCGCTGCCGAGGGTGATCGCGAAGATGGAGCACCTCGGGGTCAGCAAACCGGTCGTCGGCATCACGATCCCGACCGGGTACTCGTTCAACCTCGACGGCACCGCGATCTACCTGACCATGTCGTCGATCTTCATCGCCGAAGCGCTCGACAAGCCGCTGTCGCTCGGCGAGCAGATCGCGCTGCTGGTGTTCATGATCATCGCCTCGAAGGGTGCCGCGGGGGTCACCGGCGCCGGGCTGGCGACGCTGGCGGGCGGGCTGTCGTCGCACCGGCCGGAGCTGGTCAGCGGCGTCGGGTTCATCGTCGGCATCGACCGGTTCATGTCGGAGGCGCGGGCGCTGACGAACTTCGCGGGCAACTCGGTCGCGACTGTGCTCGTCGGCACCTGGACCAAGGAAATCGACCGTGAAAGGGTTGAGGAGGTGCTCTCGGGCCGCCTGCCGTTCGACGAGGCGACGCTGCTCGACGAGCAGGCGGACAAGGGTGCGCCCGAGGCGGGCGCGAAGGGGGAACAGACGTGA
- a CDS encoding 4'-phosphopantetheinyl transferase family protein has translation MIECAIWWAEPLPNDPRYLEFLDEAERGRHTAYRMELDKRRFLTGRVLSKTIAGERLGRDPKSISFDATCTDCGKQHGPPSVPGSELKLSISHSGDRIGLAVTEATPVGLDVESRRKADDSLIEYTLTPPEVEAIHKVPASEKEMVFFQYWTRKEALMKATGKGLRIPPSAITLSGPGEPARLVHSTDAALDPARLRLIDLDPGEGYRAAVALITEDEVKVTEHPWPA, from the coding sequence GTGATCGAATGCGCCATCTGGTGGGCCGAGCCGCTGCCGAACGACCCGCGGTACCTGGAGTTCCTCGACGAAGCGGAGCGCGGCCGCCACACCGCCTACCGGATGGAGCTGGACAAGCGCCGCTTCCTGACCGGCAGGGTGCTGAGCAAGACGATCGCGGGCGAGCGCCTCGGCCGCGATCCCAAGTCGATCTCGTTCGACGCCACCTGCACGGACTGCGGCAAGCAGCACGGCCCGCCGTCGGTGCCCGGCAGTGAGCTGAAGCTGTCCATCTCGCACTCGGGTGACCGCATCGGCCTCGCGGTCACCGAAGCCACCCCGGTCGGCCTCGACGTGGAATCCCGCCGCAAAGCCGACGACTCGCTGATCGAATACACCCTGACCCCGCCGGAGGTCGAAGCGATCCACAAGGTTCCCGCCTCGGAGAAGGAAATGGTCTTCTTCCAGTACTGGACGCGCAAGGAAGCGCTGATGAAGGCCACCGGAAAGGGCCTGCGCATCCCGCCGTCGGCCATCACGCTCTCCGGCCCCGGCGAACCCGCGCGGCTCGTGCACTCCACGGACGCGGCACTCGACCCCGCCCGCCTGCGCCTGATCGACCTCGACCCCGGCGAGGGCTACCGCGCCGCCGTCGCACTGATCACCGAGGACGAGGTCAAGGTCACCGAACACCCCTGGCCAGCCTGA
- the mihF gene encoding integration host factor, actinobacterial type: protein MALPTLTPEQRADALAKAAEARKARSELLASIKSGKESIEKVLKKAKEDKTIGKTKVTQLLKAVPGLGAVKVAALLEQAGIDPDRRAAGLGERQREALIDALK, encoded by the coding sequence TTGGCTCTGCCTACGTTGACTCCGGAGCAGCGCGCGGACGCACTGGCCAAAGCGGCCGAGGCGCGGAAGGCCCGCTCGGAGCTGCTTGCGTCGATCAAGTCCGGCAAGGAGAGCATTGAAAAGGTGCTCAAGAAGGCCAAGGAAGACAAGACCATCGGTAAGACGAAGGTCACCCAGCTGCTCAAGGCCGTGCCCGGCCTCGGTGCGGTGAAGGTCGCCGCGCTGCTCGAGCAGGCGGGTATCGACCCCGACCGGCGCGCCGCCGGCCTCGGTGAGCGCCAGCGCGAAGCGCTCATCGACGCGCTCAAGTAG
- a CDS encoding long-chain fatty acid--CoA ligase, whose protein sequence is MLSTMQDGQLSLAKLLQHGTTVHSKSEVVTWTGDGARRETYGDLGKHAAKLANALRGLGVTGDQRVGTFMWNNAEHLAAYAAIPAMGAVLHTLNIRLFPEQLTFVANHAADHVVIVDGTLIPLLAKQLPEMTTVRHVIVANGDASALEAPAGVEVHSYGELLDAQPDTFDWPEVDERSAAAMCYTSGTTGDPKGVAYSHRSIWLHSMQVCMSDSMRLAQDDSALAIVPMFHAMSWGLPYAALMVGASLVMPDRFLQPGPIAQILAAEKPTFAAAVPTIWQGLLQHLDANPQDISHLREVVVGGSAAPPSMMHAFQEKYDVPILHAWGMTETSPLGSVARPPASATGEEAWNYRYTQGRFPASVHARLITDDGSEAPWDGDSVGELEVQGPWIAGAYYSGEEGVEPDPEKFHDGWLRTGDVGKVTPDGFLTLTDRAKDVIKSGGEWISSVDLENQVMGHPAVAEAAVVGIPDEKWDERPLVAVVLREGQSVTAEELREYLSDKVAKWQLPENWTFVEEVPKTSVGKFDKKRLRAFHSEGKLDISQL, encoded by the coding sequence ATGTTGAGCACGATGCAGGACGGTCAGCTTTCGCTCGCGAAGCTGCTCCAGCACGGGACCACGGTGCATTCGAAGAGCGAGGTCGTGACGTGGACCGGCGATGGGGCGCGCCGGGAAACGTACGGCGACCTGGGCAAACACGCGGCAAAGCTGGCGAACGCACTGCGCGGGCTCGGGGTCACCGGCGATCAGCGCGTCGGCACCTTCATGTGGAACAACGCCGAGCACCTCGCCGCCTACGCGGCCATTCCCGCGATGGGCGCGGTGCTCCACACGCTCAACATCCGGCTCTTCCCGGAGCAGCTCACGTTCGTCGCGAACCACGCCGCGGACCACGTCGTCATCGTTGACGGAACTTTGATCCCGCTACTGGCGAAACAACTTCCCGAAATGACCACGGTCCGTCATGTTATCGTCGCCAACGGTGATGCTTCGGCACTGGAGGCTCCAGCTGGAGTTGAGGTTCACTCTTACGGGGAACTCCTGGACGCCCAGCCCGACACGTTCGACTGGCCCGAGGTCGACGAGCGCTCGGCGGCCGCGATGTGTTACACCTCGGGCACGACGGGTGACCCCAAGGGTGTCGCGTACTCCCACCGGTCGATCTGGCTGCACTCGATGCAGGTGTGCATGAGCGACAGCATGCGGCTCGCGCAGGACGACTCCGCGCTGGCGATCGTGCCGATGTTCCACGCGATGTCGTGGGGCCTGCCGTACGCGGCGCTGATGGTCGGGGCCTCGCTGGTGATGCCGGACCGGTTCCTGCAGCCCGGCCCGATCGCGCAGATCCTCGCCGCCGAGAAGCCGACCTTCGCCGCCGCCGTGCCGACGATCTGGCAGGGCCTGCTGCAGCACCTCGACGCGAACCCGCAGGACATCTCGCACCTGCGCGAGGTCGTGGTCGGCGGGTCGGCCGCGCCGCCGTCGATGATGCACGCTTTCCAAGAGAAGTACGACGTGCCGATCCTGCACGCGTGGGGCATGACCGAGACCTCGCCGCTGGGCAGCGTGGCGCGCCCGCCCGCATCGGCCACCGGCGAAGAGGCCTGGAACTACCGGTACACACAGGGCCGCTTCCCCGCCTCCGTCCACGCGCGCCTGATCACCGACGACGGCTCGGAAGCGCCGTGGGACGGTGACAGCGTCGGCGAACTCGAAGTGCAGGGGCCGTGGATCGCGGGCGCCTACTACTCCGGTGAAGAAGGCGTCGAGCCCGACCCGGAGAAGTTCCACGACGGCTGGCTGCGCACCGGTGACGTCGGCAAGGTGACCCCCGACGGGTTCCTGACCCTGACCGACCGGGCGAAGGACGTGATCAAGTCCGGCGGCGAGTGGATCTCGTCGGTCGATCTGGAGAACCAGGTGATGGGGCATCCCGCGGTCGCGGAGGCGGCCGTGGTCGGCATTCCCGACGAGAAGTGGGACGAGCGCCCGCTGGTCGCGGTCGTGCTGCGGGAGGGCCAGAGCGTCACGGCCGAGGAACTGCGCGAGTACCTCTCGGACAAGGTCGCCAAGTGGCAGCTCCCGGAGAACTGGACATTCGTCGAAGAAGTGCCGAAGACCAGCGTCGGCAAGTTCGACAAGAAGCGGCTCCGCGCGTTCCACTCCGAGGGAAAGCTCGACATCAGCCAGCTGTAG
- a CDS encoding ABC transporter substrate-binding protein, producing the protein MAHSRRSFFSLTGSAAVVAFAAACGSNTGRGNGGGGTALQQWYHAYGEDGVQEAVRKYAAAYSKAKVDVQWNPGDYDSKIVTALQNSPVPDVFEAQVKIDWVRQNQVVALDDLVAGVKDDFSPRVLEAQTVDGRIYGVPQAADTQVLFYRKSMLQAAGVQPPQTVDELIDAAKRLTKDRVKGLFVGNDGGVAVLGGPLLWSAGLDYFAEGNRKVGFDDPRAAVAFGKLRTLNANGSLLLGAPSDWSDPAAFIDGLTAMQWTGLWNVPKIAAALKDDFGVLAFPRLDGSGKPSVPVGAYGACVNAKSKNVDAAKEFVKWLWVDQSDDQLEFATKFGFHIPARNSLIDRADSLKTGPAAEAVRFVKENSHLVGGPVWTSQSNTALGDALAKIAKEGADPVQQTRQAVSVAQNELKRLFG; encoded by the coding sequence ATGGCGCACAGCAGGCGTTCGTTCTTTTCGCTGACCGGGTCCGCGGCCGTGGTGGCCTTCGCCGCGGCGTGCGGGTCCAACACCGGACGGGGGAACGGGGGCGGCGGAACGGCCCTGCAGCAGTGGTACCACGCCTACGGCGAAGACGGTGTGCAGGAAGCCGTCCGCAAGTACGCCGCGGCCTACTCGAAGGCCAAAGTGGACGTCCAGTGGAACCCTGGCGACTACGACTCGAAGATCGTCACCGCGCTGCAGAACAGCCCGGTGCCGGACGTGTTCGAAGCGCAGGTGAAGATCGACTGGGTGCGGCAGAACCAAGTGGTCGCGCTCGACGATCTCGTCGCCGGTGTGAAGGACGACTTCAGCCCGCGGGTGCTCGAAGCGCAGACCGTCGACGGCCGGATCTACGGGGTGCCACAGGCGGCCGACACGCAGGTTCTCTTCTACCGCAAGAGCATGCTGCAGGCGGCGGGCGTGCAGCCGCCGCAGACCGTCGACGAACTGATCGACGCGGCGAAGCGGCTGACGAAGGACAGGGTCAAGGGCCTGTTCGTCGGCAACGACGGCGGGGTCGCGGTGCTCGGCGGGCCGTTGCTGTGGTCGGCAGGGCTGGACTACTTCGCCGAGGGCAACCGCAAGGTCGGTTTCGACGATCCGCGCGCGGCGGTCGCGTTCGGCAAGCTCCGGACGTTGAACGCGAACGGCTCGCTGCTGCTCGGCGCGCCGAGCGACTGGTCGGATCCGGCCGCGTTCATCGACGGCCTGACCGCGATGCAGTGGACCGGGCTGTGGAACGTGCCGAAGATCGCCGCCGCGCTCAAGGACGATTTCGGTGTGCTCGCCTTCCCCCGGCTCGACGGGTCCGGCAAACCGTCCGTTCCGGTCGGCGCGTATGGCGCCTGTGTCAACGCGAAGAGCAAGAACGTCGACGCGGCAAAGGAATTCGTCAAATGGCTGTGGGTCGACCAGTCCGACGACCAGCTCGAGTTCGCCACGAAGTTCGGCTTCCACATCCCGGCCAGGAACTCCCTCATCGACCGCGCGGACAGCCTCAAGACCGGGCCAGCGGCCGAGGCGGTGCGGTTCGTCAAGGAGAACAGCCACCTGGTCGGCGGTCCGGTGTGGACGTCCCAGTCGAACACCGCGCTCGGTGACGCGCTCGCGAAGATCGCCAAGGAGGGCGCGGACCCGGTGCAGCAGACCAGGCAGGCCGTGTCCGTGGCGCAAAACGAGCTGAAGCGCCTCTTCGGCTGA
- a CDS encoding isochorismate synthase yields MTAIGARVTADGLLDQYAPGDFFLATAHETLLARGVARSCTDDDAVRLSERVADALAESSAPLAVGALPFDTAGAPGHAVLPSTVATAPPAHPAAAAFERRQVGVPVAVRPVPTPELHAEAVAKAVAALNDRDMRKVVLARALDVDFDEDVRAAAILRNLVKDNASGYTFAVGLPGGCSLIGSSPELLLSRRGDRVVSHPLAGTAPRSADPAEDAENAAGLLASRKNQVEHAVTVEAVVETLRPFCRKLTVPDGPQLVATPAVWHLGTRISGELKDRDVTAFRLAAALHPTPAICGSPTESARELVGDLEPFDRGYYAGTVGWVDAAGDGEWAVAIRCAQVLRRSMRLYAGGGIVPASEPVSELDETSVKFRILLRAMGLPPEL; encoded by the coding sequence GTGACTGCGATCGGTGCGCGGGTGACCGCGGACGGACTGCTCGACCAGTACGCGCCGGGTGACTTCTTCCTGGCCACCGCGCACGAAACCCTGCTCGCGCGGGGCGTCGCGCGATCCTGCACCGATGACGACGCGGTGCGCCTCAGCGAGCGGGTCGCCGACGCGCTCGCCGAATCCTCCGCGCCGCTCGCGGTCGGCGCCCTTCCCTTCGACACCGCGGGCGCACCCGGTCATGCGGTGCTGCCGTCCACTGTGGCCACCGCACCGCCCGCGCATCCCGCGGCGGCGGCTTTCGAACGCCGCCAGGTCGGCGTGCCCGTCGCGGTGCGCCCGGTGCCCACGCCCGAACTGCACGCCGAGGCCGTCGCGAAGGCGGTCGCCGCGCTCAACGACCGCGACATGCGCAAGGTCGTGCTCGCGCGGGCGCTCGATGTGGACTTCGACGAGGACGTGCGCGCCGCGGCGATCCTGCGCAACCTCGTCAAGGACAACGCGAGCGGGTACACGTTCGCCGTGGGGCTGCCCGGCGGGTGCTCGCTGATCGGCTCCAGCCCCGAGCTTCTCCTTTCCCGGCGCGGAGATCGCGTCGTTTCGCACCCGCTCGCCGGAACCGCGCCGCGGTCCGCCGATCCCGCCGAAGACGCCGAAAACGCGGCCGGTCTGCTCGCGTCCCGCAAGAACCAGGTCGAGCACGCGGTGACGGTCGAAGCGGTGGTGGAAACCCTGCGCCCGTTCTGCCGCAAGTTGACCGTCCCGGATGGACCCCAGCTCGTCGCGACCCCCGCCGTGTGGCACCTCGGCACCAGGATCTCCGGTGAGTTGAAGGATCGCGACGTGACCGCGTTCCGGCTCGCCGCCGCGTTGCACCCGACGCCCGCGATCTGCGGCTCCCCGACGGAATCCGCGCGCGAACTCGTCGGCGATCTCGAACCGTTCGACCGCGGGTACTACGCGGGCACCGTCGGCTGGGTCGACGCCGCGGGTGACGGGGAATGGGCCGTGGCGATCCGGTGCGCGCAGGTACTCCGGCGATCGATGCGGTTGTACGCGGGCGGCGGCATCGTCCCCGCCTCGGAGCCGGTGTCCGAATTGGACGAAACCTCGGTGAAGTTCCGGATCCTGTTGCGCGCCATGGGTTTGCCCCCGGAACTCTGA
- a CDS encoding carbohydrate ABC transporter permease → MSRNTRTFWLFVGPFALGLAVFAYLPIGWSAYLSLFDARNTVTPTEFVGLANYVAMLTDGPFLASLGTFSVFALFIVPLTFALSLTLAIGVNQLRFARAFFRSVFFLPFACSYVVASLVWKTSLFSGVRYGLANTVLDLFGIDPVAWTGTVHPPLYWVVLVTARLWLQLGFYMILFIAALQRIPQHLYEAAWVDGAKPGWQTFRYITLPQLRATSVAVLLLNLINAYQAFDEFYNIMGDARGYPPFARPPLVYLYYTSLGSGGQDLGRGSAGAVILALLIALVTLSQGKVFRFGEAAR, encoded by the coding sequence ATGTCACGGAACACCCGCACGTTCTGGCTCTTCGTCGGGCCCTTCGCGCTCGGCTTGGCCGTTTTCGCGTACCTGCCGATCGGGTGGAGCGCGTACCTGAGCCTCTTCGACGCGCGCAACACCGTCACGCCGACGGAATTCGTCGGGCTGGCGAACTACGTCGCGATGCTGACCGACGGCCCGTTCCTCGCCAGCCTCGGCACGTTCAGCGTGTTCGCGCTCTTCATCGTGCCGCTGACCTTCGCGCTGTCGCTGACGCTCGCGATCGGGGTCAACCAGCTGAGGTTCGCGCGCGCGTTCTTCCGCTCGGTGTTCTTCCTGCCGTTCGCCTGCTCCTATGTGGTCGCTTCGCTGGTGTGGAAGACGTCGTTGTTCTCCGGTGTCCGATATGGACTGGCGAACACCGTGCTCGACCTGTTCGGCATCGATCCGGTGGCCTGGACCGGGACCGTGCACCCGCCGCTGTACTGGGTCGTGCTGGTGACCGCGCGGCTGTGGTTGCAGCTCGGGTTCTACATGATCCTGTTCATCGCGGCGCTGCAACGGATCCCGCAGCACCTCTACGAAGCGGCGTGGGTCGACGGGGCGAAACCGGGCTGGCAGACGTTCCGGTACATCACGCTGCCCCAGCTTCGCGCGACCTCGGTGGCGGTGCTGCTGCTGAACCTGATCAACGCCTACCAGGCGTTCGACGAGTTCTACAACATCATGGGCGACGCGCGGGGCTATCCGCCGTTCGCCCGGCCACCCCTGGTCTACCTCTACTACACCTCGCTCGGTTCGGGCGGGCAGGACCTCGGGCGCGGCAGCGCGGGCGCGGTGATCCTCGCGTTGCTCATCGCGCTGGTGACGTTGTCGCAGGGCAAGGTGTTCCGGTTCGGGGAGGCCGCGCGATGA